Proteins encoded together in one Impatiens glandulifera chromosome 1, dImpGla2.1, whole genome shotgun sequence window:
- the LOC124920029 gene encoding regulatory protein NPR6 encodes MSIEESLRSLSLDYLNLLINGQAFSDVAFSVEGRIVHAHRCILAARSLFFRKFFCSGSDSPAGSGGTDHSGLRMMGSPRGSTPTQVIPVNSVGYEVFLLLLQFLYSGQVSIVPQKHEPRPDCGDRGCWHTHCTSAVDLALDTLAAARSFGVEQLAMLTQKQLATMVEKASIEDVMKVLIASRKQDMHQLWATCSHLVAKSGLPPEILAKHLPIEVVAKIEELRLKSTFSSSHGRHSTGHLLSHHHHRSHSAAAGEEQKIRRMRRALDSSDVELVKLMVMGEGLNLDEALALHYAVENCSREVVKALLELGAADVNHRAGPAGKTTLHVAAEMVSPDMVAVLLDHHADPNVRTVDGVSPLDILRTLTSDFLFKGAIPGLTHIEPNKLRLCLELVQSAAMVISREEGNNNAAAAAAAGPSISATTLYPTAANNSEEQVNLDSRLVYLNLAAAQMNENAGHHDHDHQRDHHQTTTMYHHHHHHAHHDQY; translated from the exons ATGAGTATTGAAGAATCTTTGAGATCTCTTTCTCTAGACTACCTCAATCTCCTGATCAACGGCCAGGCGTTCAGCGACGTTGCGTTCAGCGTCGAGGGTCGGATAGTACACGCCCATCGTTGTATTCTCGCCGCTCGTAGCTTATTTTTCAGGAAATTCTTCTGTTCCGGATCAGATTCGCCGGCGGGTAGTGGCGGAACCGACCACTCTGGCCTGAGAATGATGGGGTCGCCGAGGGGATCAACTCCGACCCAGGTCATTCCTGTAAATTCGGTTGGATATGAAGTGTTTTTGCTACTTCTTCAATTTCTCTATAGCGGTCAGGTTTCAATCGTGCCGCAGAAACACGAGCCCAGACCTGATTGTGGTGATAGGGGTTGTTGGCATACACATTGCACCTCCGCTGTTGATCTTGCACTTGATACACTCGCCGCCGCTAGATCTTTCGGAGTTGAACAGCTCGCAATGCTCACTCAG AAGCAATTGGCGACTATGGTGGAGAAAGCTTCGATCGAGGACGTAATGAAGGTTCTAATAGCATCTAGAAAACAAGACATGCACCAGCTATGGGCAACTTGCTCCCATTTAGTAGCTAAATCGGGTCTCCCACCGGAAATCCTGGCCAAGCATCTCCCAATCGAGGTCGTAGCGAAAATCGAGGAACTCCGTCTGAAATCAACTTTCTCCAGCTCCCACGGCCGCCACTCAACCGGCCATCTCCTCTCCCACCACCACCACCGGTCCCATTCTGCCGCCGCCGGAGAGGAACAAAAGATCAGGCGTATGAGGCGGGCCCTAGACTCATCAGATGTGGAACTTGTCAAACTCATGGTGATGGGTGAAGGACTAAACTTAGACGAAGCTTTAGCTTTACACTACGCTGTAGAAAATTGCAGCCGTGAAGTAGTCAAGGCACTGCTTGAGCTGGGCGCGGCTGACGTGAACCATAGAGCCGGGCCGGCAGGGAAAACAACACTACACGTGGCGGCGGAGATGGTTTCGCCGGATATGGTGGCTGTACTACTTGACCACCATGCGGACCCTAATGTACGGACGGTTGATGGAGTTTCTCCATTGGACATTCTTCGGACCCTGACTTCGGATTTTCTCTTTAAAGGAGCTATTCCTGGGCTGACACATATTGAGCCGAATAAGTTGCGGCTCTGTCTCGAGCTTGTGCAATCGGCGGCTATGGTGATTTCTAGGGAGGAAGGTAATAACAATGCTGCTGCGGCGGCCGCCGCAGGCCCGTCTATCTCTGCCACCACATTATATCCAACGGCGGCTAACAATTCGGAGGAGCAAGTGAATTTGGATTCTCGACTTGTTTATTTGAATCTGGCGGCGGCTCAGATGAATGAAAATGCAGGtcatcatgatcatgatcaccAAAGAGATCATCATCAGACTACAACCATGTATCATCACCATCACCACCATGCTCATCATGAtcagtattaa